In a single window of the Acidobacteriota bacterium genome:
- a CDS encoding VCBS repeat-containing protein, giving the protein MMRKIADGRTRLIPPLVSAIMFISFLAAAASGTAFLFQNWGSIAGEAADREAMLQCTPAPPQMTSWWTGDDTADDLLGNNNGTLVNGAGFADGMVGRAFSFTNSSHRVQVNDSASLQPGNAISFDAWIKPASLSNTFNAVLAKSEESIGQRSYGMWITGDGKVLVIPSTFSGISAWTDPGKVSVGQWTHVAAVITHGVGYKIFVNGVEQVITVEGPPPVLAATDTPFTIGTSDPSWPNHNFQGLIDEVEFFQRELTAAEVNAIYAAGSAGKCKPVATLGDYADSSVALSGNAVVTPDAVPTGITRITVFAPTNFRGQLTVDNSTGAVRVTNAHPAGVYPITVKAFGLGGTATKTFQLTVSSGQACNTIGFQPAGQFPLGASPTAAALGDFNNDGHQDVAMTASPNLLLVWAGSGTGTFPGSAAFTVGNSPMAVAVGDLNGDGHADIVTANLNSHTVSVLMNNGAGSFASAVNYSVENAPRSVAIADLNNDGLLDIAAANVDSNSVSILLGNGTGTFPASVSFPTGTNPISIAIGDLNGDGNKDIASANFAGNSVSLVLGNGLGGFASPATYGGLSNPHFIIVADLNNDGNQDVAVPNVAADQVSVMLGNGTGILAAPSHYSVGSTPVTIAAGDFDRDGAQELVTSDHLSGQVSILKGDGLGGFGAAVLVAVGTLPYGLAVGDLNGDGVQDIVSANASSNDLALLLGVCALPSPTPTPEPTPTATATATPTATPTATPTPSCIDAPAGMVSWWRADDNAWDVMNLNNGVLQNGATFSAGVVGKAFELDGIDDFVRVQPTSSLPVGAQPRSVEFWFRTPVDLSVNTESALFQYGTANTSQMFGLITSGNSPGRIYFYGHGNDLAGGTLLQPDTWYHTAVTYDGATVRLYLNGGLDASAPKTLNTVLDTNGITIGSRPGGSKWKGQIDEPTLYNRALSGAEVFAIYQAGSSGKCGTCAPVPVGMTALWPGDQGARDIRGGHDAGLYSGAQYTDGKYGIGAFEFNGAGSYVEVGGDFFNPGNQPFTNEFWFYSYGTPVADAYLIGKSNPDAGQGWDIRYGAGRIKVSGINGWDFNIVTDVIAPPNMWHHVALTATTTEARLYVNGVLEGSSPRFGVSSTSNPMRFGFTTNFGGSSLAGKMDEISFYDRALSAAEIAEIAAGSGLGWCKPTATSPPDGIVRWWSGDGDLKNFSPFFAPLNDVNGVGFIVGKVGQGFRFRRADQVYFWATDSGMPFGDASRTVEFWARPTFNARMPFFYGGFSTSGAFYPMFINDKACIGNWGGGDVCGTTNIADGQWRHIALTYSQSDHYARIYVDGNYEASMFRIYASVPTGSMFVGSSTPAGSNEFYDGDLDEVTVYDRQLTEAEIQRIVRAGFAGKLKQVPAPASGGLAARTEASAYIFVGDAAVSFPSVTTAGQLHEIPIALNGLPPLPYLSMGLTYDIATSAEYTGQPTVCFNLPAFTPPEYNGMRILHLENGQWVDRTLLGNTYPVRCATGMTSLSPFAIAYLTPTAAGVSVSGRVLDGTDRGIINARLTLTDTAGTVRTAVSNSFGYYRFEGVPVGETYVIEAKHRRFRFMPHAVNVSDHVNELDLIGIE; this is encoded by the coding sequence ATGATGCGAAAAATTGCTGACGGACGCACACGGCTGATCCCTCCCTTGGTTTCAGCGATCATGTTTATCTCGTTCTTGGCAGCTGCCGCTTCCGGCACTGCCTTTTTGTTTCAGAATTGGGGATCAATAGCTGGCGAAGCGGCCGATCGCGAAGCAATGCTGCAATGCACGCCTGCCCCGCCGCAGATGACATCGTGGTGGACAGGTGATGATACGGCCGATGATCTGCTCGGAAATAACAACGGTACTTTAGTGAATGGAGCCGGTTTCGCGGACGGAATGGTCGGCCGGGCGTTCAGCTTTACAAACTCTTCCCATCGAGTTCAGGTCAACGACTCGGCGTCTCTGCAGCCCGGCAACGCGATCTCATTTGACGCGTGGATCAAGCCGGCAAGCCTGAGCAACACGTTCAATGCCGTGCTGGCGAAAAGCGAAGAGTCTATTGGACAGCGAAGTTACGGGATGTGGATAACAGGGGACGGAAAGGTGCTTGTCATTCCGAGTACATTTTCCGGAATATCAGCGTGGACAGATCCAGGAAAGGTTTCGGTCGGGCAATGGACACACGTCGCCGCGGTCATTACCCACGGCGTCGGTTACAAGATATTCGTGAACGGGGTTGAGCAGGTTATAACCGTAGAGGGGCCGCCGCCTGTGCTTGCCGCGACCGACACGCCGTTCACCATCGGCACGTCCGATCCGAGCTGGCCAAACCATAATTTTCAGGGCCTGATCGACGAGGTCGAGTTCTTTCAGAGAGAATTGACCGCAGCAGAGGTGAATGCGATCTACGCCGCCGGCAGCGCAGGTAAATGCAAGCCTGTAGCAACTCTAGGCGACTACGCTGACTCGTCGGTAGCATTAAGCGGCAACGCCGTTGTTACACCCGACGCAGTGCCGACGGGAATAACGAGGATAACAGTATTTGCCCCGACGAACTTCCGCGGACAGCTTACCGTGGACAACTCGACGGGTGCGGTTCGCGTGACAAATGCTCATCCCGCGGGCGTCTATCCGATAACCGTAAAAGCGTTCGGTCTCGGCGGAACTGCAACAAAGACATTTCAACTGACGGTAAGTTCAGGGCAAGCGTGCAATACCATTGGCTTCCAGCCCGCCGGCCAATTTCCGCTTGGGGCATCACCTACCGCTGCAGCTCTAGGAGACTTTAACAATGACGGCCATCAAGACGTTGCGATGACCGCATCGCCCAACCTGCTATTGGTTTGGGCGGGCAGCGGAACAGGAACATTCCCGGGCTCCGCGGCATTTACGGTTGGAAATAGCCCGATGGCAGTCGCGGTCGGCGACCTTAATGGTGATGGACATGCGGATATCGTCACGGCAAATCTTAATTCGCATACCGTTTCTGTACTAATGAACAACGGGGCCGGCAGTTTTGCTTCGGCAGTAAATTATTCTGTCGAAAACGCGCCGCGTTCTGTGGCGATCGCTGACCTCAACAACGACGGTCTGCTCGATATTGCGGCCGCGAATGTGGACTCGAACAGTGTTTCCATACTACTCGGCAACGGAACAGGAACGTTTCCGGCATCAGTCAGCTTCCCGACCGGCACCAACCCGATCTCGATAGCGATAGGCGATCTCAACGGAGACGGGAACAAGGATATCGCTTCTGCAAATTTTGCAGGGAATTCGGTTTCGTTAGTTTTGGGAAACGGCCTCGGCGGGTTTGCTTCGCCGGCGACCTACGGCGGACTGTCCAATCCGCACTTCATAATTGTCGCCGATCTGAATAACGACGGGAACCAGGATGTCGCTGTTCCAAATGTTGCAGCCGATCAGGTATCGGTAATGCTCGGAAACGGAACCGGGATCTTGGCGGCGCCCTCACACTATTCGGTCGGTTCGACGCCAGTGACCATCGCGGCGGGAGACTTTGACCGCGACGGAGCTCAGGAGCTGGTGACATCAGACCACCTTTCGGGTCAGGTCTCAATATTGAAAGGTGACGGGCTCGGCGGTTTTGGCGCCGCAGTACTGGTGGCCGTCGGCACATTGCCGTACGGACTGGCTGTCGGTGACCTCAACGGTGACGGTGTTCAGGACATTGTTTCGGCAAATGCGTCGTCGAACGACCTCGCGCTCCTGTTGGGTGTTTGTGCATTGCCTTCTCCGACGCCCACGCCAGAACCTACGCCTACGGCAACCGCTACGGCTACGCCGACGGCCACTCCTACCGCGACGCCTACGCCGTCTTGCATTGACGCTCCGGCCGGCATGGTCAGTTGGTGGCGGGCTGATGACAACGCGTGGGACGTAATGAACCTGAACAATGGCGTGCTGCAAAACGGAGCGACGTTCTCGGCGGGCGTTGTCGGCAAAGCATTCGAGCTCGACGGCATTGACGATTTCGTGCGGGTGCAGCCAACCTCGTCGCTTCCCGTCGGAGCACAGCCGCGGTCGGTGGAATTTTGGTTCAGAACCCCCGTTGATCTTTCTGTAAACACCGAGTCGGCCCTGTTCCAATACGGCACGGCAAACACGAGCCAGATGTTTGGACTCATCACATCCGGCAATTCTCCCGGTCGAATTTATTTCTACGGCCACGGTAACGACCTTGCTGGAGGGACCCTTCTGCAGCCTGATACGTGGTACCACACAGCGGTCACTTACGACGGTGCGACAGTCAGGCTATATCTGAACGGAGGCCTCGACGCCAGCGCCCCGAAAACCCTTAACACGGTACTCGACACCAACGGCATCACCATCGGCAGCCGTCCGGGCGGATCAAAGTGGAAAGGCCAGATCGATGAGCCGACGCTCTACAATCGTGCTCTTTCCGGTGCAGAAGTATTCGCGATCTATCAGGCAGGCTCATCCGGCAAATGCGGAACTTGCGCTCCGGTGCCGGTAGGCATGACAGCTCTGTGGCCGGGTGATCAGGGTGCGAGAGATATCCGCGGCGGGCATGACGCCGGGCTGTATAGCGGTGCTCAATATACCGACGGCAAATACGGCATAGGAGCTTTCGAGTTCAATGGAGCGGGCTCTTATGTTGAGGTCGGAGGTGATTTTTTCAATCCCGGCAACCAGCCATTTACAAATGAATTCTGGTTCTACTCATACGGTACACCCGTTGCGGATGCATATTTGATCGGCAAATCCAATCCCGATGCCGGGCAGGGCTGGGATATCCGTTATGGAGCGGGGCGGATAAAGGTATCCGGCATAAACGGATGGGATTTCAACATTGTAACTGACGTCATCGCGCCACCGAATATGTGGCATCATGTTGCCCTGACAGCGACAACGACCGAGGCACGACTATACGTAAATGGAGTTCTTGAAGGATCGTCGCCTCGATTCGGTGTCAGCTCTACGTCAAATCCAATGCGTTTCGGTTTCACTACAAATTTCGGCGGGTCATCTTTAGCCGGTAAGATGGACGAGATCTCATTCTATGACCGGGCCCTGTCGGCAGCAGAGATCGCTGAGATCGCGGCCGGCAGCGGTTTGGGTTGGTGCAAACCGACCGCGACCTCACCGCCTGACGGCATCGTCCGCTGGTGGAGCGGCGACGGCGACCTTAAGAACTTCTCGCCGTTCTTTGCTCCGCTGAATGACGTCAACGGCGTCGGATTTATCGTCGGCAAGGTCGGACAGGGCTTTCGTTTCCGCCGAGCCGATCAGGTGTATTTCTGGGCGACGGACAGCGGAATGCCATTCGGTGACGCGTCGCGTACGGTCGAGTTTTGGGCAAGACCGACATTCAACGCTAGGATGCCGTTCTTTTATGGCGGGTTCAGCACTTCCGGAGCGTTTTACCCGATGTTCATCAACGATAAGGCCTGCATAGGAAACTGGGGCGGAGGCGACGTCTGCGGAACTACAAACATTGCTGACGGACAATGGCGCCACATCGCACTGACCTATTCGCAGAGTGACCATTATGCCAGGATTTACGTCGACGGCAACTATGAAGCGTCAATGTTCCGCATCTACGCCTCCGTTCCAACGGGCAGTATGTTTGTAGGATCCTCGACACCCGCGGGCAGCAACGAGTTTTATGACGGAGATCTGGACGAGGTCACTGTCTATGACCGGCAACTGACCGAGGCGGAGATACAGCGAATAGTTCGTGCCGGTTTTGCCGGCAAACTGAAGCAGGTTCCTGCACCGGCTTCCGGCGGTTTGGCCGCTAGGACAGAAGCGAGTGCATACATCTTTGTGGGCGATGCGGCGGTCAGTTTCCCGTCCGTAACGACGGCAGGGCAACTGCACGAGATCCCGATTGCCCTGAACGGCCTGCCGCCGCTGCCGTATCTGTCGATGGGCCTGACGTATGACATCGCGACGAGTGCCGAATACACGGGCCAGCCGACGGTATGCTTTAATCTGCCTGCATTCACGCCGCCCGAATACAACGGCATGCGGATACTGCATCTGGAGAACGGTCAGTGGGTCGACCGCACGCTGTTAGGCAACACATATCCTGTCCGCTGTGCTACGGGAATGACGTCGCTTTCGCCTTTCGCGATCGCATACCTGACGCCGACGGCAGCGGGAGTTTCGGTCAGCGGACGTGTTCTGGACGGTACAGACCGCGGCATTATCAATGCCCGTCTAACGCTGACTGACACTGCGGGAACGGTGCGGACGGCGGTTTCGAATTCGTTCGGATACTACCGATTCGAGGGTGTACCCGTCGGCGAGACTTACGTGATCGAAGCGAAACACCGCAGGTTCCGTTTCATGCCGCACGCCGTTAATGTCAGCGACCACGTCAACGAGCTTGACCTCATTGGTATTGAATAA
- a CDS encoding cyclase family protein has protein sequence MKIYDVTVTISETVPIYRGDPGVELNSFKAIARGNSANVTEMSFGVHTATHIDAPNHFIDGTKRVHEIDPQKLIGPCRVIEIPSHVIEIEPEHVGDLNGVERVIFKTRNSEFWATPEDGFRSDFTYITPATADLLVENGIVLVGIDYLSIEKSGGETKPVHTTLLGNEVVILEGVDLRAVPPGDYEIFCGPLKYDGATGDGAPARTFLRELL, from the coding sequence ATGAAGATCTACGACGTTACCGTGACGATCAGCGAAACGGTACCTATCTACCGCGGCGATCCGGGTGTGGAACTTAATTCGTTCAAGGCAATTGCCCGCGGCAATTCAGCGAATGTGACAGAGATGTCATTTGGCGTGCACACCGCGACTCACATCGACGCTCCGAATCACTTCATCGACGGAACAAAGCGCGTTCACGAAATTGACCCGCAAAAACTCATCGGTCCCTGCCGCGTCATAGAGATACCGAGCCATGTCATCGAGATCGAGCCCGAACATGTGGGTGACCTGAACGGTGTCGAACGCGTCATCTTTAAAACGCGAAATTCCGAATTTTGGGCGACACCGGAGGACGGATTCCGTTCGGATTTCACCTATATCACGCCGGCGACCGCCGATCTGCTCGTCGAAAACGGCATCGTTTTGGTCGGCATCGATTATCTTTCCATAGAAAAAAGCGGCGGCGAAACAAAACCCGTCCACACGACGCTGCTCGGTAATGAGGTCGTCATTCTGGAGGGCGTCGATCTGCGTGCTGTTCCGCCCGGCGACTACGAGATATTCTGCGGCCCGCTGAAATACGACGGTGCGACAGGCGACGGTGCCCCGGCGAGGACATTTCTGAGAGAACTCCTATGA
- a CDS encoding MGMT family protein, with amino-acid sequence MNPNEPRYRERVYDLVKQIPAGRVMTYGQIAAILGEGYTPRTVGFVMHGADTENVPWQRVINSQGKCSTGKMTIPVNLQQSMLEQEGVVFDSKERCDLGRYLWHPEGMDTEGDDQISLFS; translated from the coding sequence ATGAACCCGAACGAGCCTCGATACCGCGAACGAGTCTACGATCTTGTAAAACAGATCCCGGCGGGCCGTGTGATGACGTACGGACAGATCGCCGCAATTTTGGGCGAGGGTTACACGCCGCGGACGGTCGGCTTTGTGATGCACGGCGCCGACACGGAAAATGTGCCGTGGCAGCGAGTGATCAATTCGCAAGGGAAATGTTCGACCGGGAAAATGACAATTCCTGTGAATCTGCAGCAGTCAATGCTGGAACAGGAAGGTGTGGTATTTGATTCGAAAGAACGCTGCGATCTTGGCCGGTATCTATGGCATCCCGAAGGCATGGATACGGAAGGTGACGATCAGATCAGTCTATTCTCGTAA
- a CDS encoding NAD(+)/NADH kinase, protein METAQITAVTIIVKPGDGEAAATARELAAWLTNMDVMQVRGPLTAGSQEADEAEFSDGELIVVLGGDGTMISAARIAADADVLVMGINYGGLGYLTDFRIEEMHSGIEAVFAGEYDIDSRVMLRAELWRGDQKLADGRVLNDVVINKAAVARIIEIDVSLNGLFVNSFRADGLIVSTPTGSTAYNLSAGGPIIYPSMNAVVLTPICPFTLTNRPIVIPDSAEIELVLDNENEGVVLTLDGQNGYAMHSGDRVKIRKSGTMLKLVQPPNRNYFDVLRNKLKWGR, encoded by the coding sequence ATGGAAACAGCCCAGATCACTGCAGTAACCATAATCGTAAAGCCCGGTGACGGCGAGGCCGCGGCGACCGCACGCGAATTGGCGGCATGGTTGACCAATATGGATGTTATGCAGGTTCGCGGTCCGTTGACTGCCGGGTCGCAGGAGGCTGACGAGGCAGAATTTAGTGATGGGGAACTGATCGTTGTCCTCGGCGGCGACGGCACGATGATCTCAGCGGCCCGAATTGCTGCCGATGCAGACGTACTTGTTATGGGCATCAATTACGGCGGTCTGGGCTATCTGACCGATTTCCGTATCGAAGAAATGCACTCGGGCATTGAGGCGGTCTTTGCCGGTGAATACGACATCGATAGCCGCGTTATGCTGCGTGCGGAGCTGTGGCGAGGCGACCAAAAGCTCGCCGACGGCCGCGTATTGAACGACGTCGTCATCAACAAGGCCGCCGTTGCACGCATCATCGAGATAGATGTGAGCCTGAACGGACTTTTCGTAAATTCGTTTCGTGCTGACGGGCTGATCGTTTCGACTCCGACGGGCTCGACCGCGTACAATCTTTCCGCGGGCGGCCCGATAATCTATCCTTCGATGAATGCCGTCGTCCTGACGCCGATCTGCCCCTTTACTCTCACGAACCGCCCGATCGTCATTCCCGACAGTGCAGAAATAGAACTAGTTTTGGATAACGAGAACGAAGGCGTCGTCCTGACGCTCGACGGCCAGAACGGCTATGCGATGCACTCCGGTGATCGTGTAAAGATCCGCAAAAGCGGTACTATGCTGAAACTCGTCCAACCGCCGAACAGGAACTATTTCGATGTCCTCAGGAATAAACTGAAGTGGGGACGTTAG